The genomic DNA CCAGGCCTCCGATGACTGAGATGACCTTGCCGATGTCAGGGATGAACAGTGCCAGCAGCAGGGTGAGCAGGAACCACACCAGTGTCTGCAGGATGCGCCGCCGCCGCTCCCGCCCCACGTCCTCCTCCACTGGCATCCCCTTGTAGCGCAGCCACAGGCCTTCCACCACAGCCCTGCTCACATGAGGAGAGGCTCAGGATTCTCTGGCTAGTGCATGGAGGCAAGATCCCTGAGCCTGGGCCCTTATCTGTGACCAGCGCTGTTCCTGGTCGCTATGGGCTTTGGCTGTTCATGGACACCATTATTCCCTTTATAAGAGGAATAGTTTGGGGGTATCCAAAAGGCTGGCTGGGTCCATATAAAAGCTCAGAAAAGGATCTGGACTGGAGAGCCTCACAGGGCTCACAGAATGTTCTGGAGCCAAGAGACCCTGCGTGGAGTACGGGGAAAGGCCTCCTAGACTGAGATCCTTTCTGTGGGCTTCTAAATAGGTTCCACATAAGGCCACGGATTGTGCTGGCTCCCAGGGGCTCTGGACAGAGTGGGGGAAGGGGCTCACCGCCCACAGAAGTGCAAGATGGGGTAGGAGGTGAGCACACTCAGGATGATGAAGGCCCGGGCAATGGCCACAGCCACATCCTCGGACGGGTAGGACCGGAGCACATCAGGATCCACTGCAGCTCCGAAAGTCAAGAAGCCACAGATGCCTATGGGCAAGGACAAGGGGTGAGGTCAGGCAGTCCTCGGGGGGTGAGGAATGGAGTGTCTACTCCTGCTAGAAGCAACATCATTCAGAAAGCTTGTAGCAGCCTGGGAGGTGAGCCTCAGAAAGCAGTAAGCAAGGGCAGATGCCTCACTCCCTACCCTGACACCCCTTGCTGGAGCCCACCAGTCCACACACTCCTGCTTTTCTGCACTGGTctcctaacttctttttttttcgcccccccgagacagggtttctctgtgtagccttggctgtcctggactcactttgtagaccaggcggggcttgaactcacagcaatctgcctgcctctgcctcccaagtgctgggactaaaggtaaaATCCGTGTCGAAAGAAGTGCTCTCTGGGTTAAGGATGCAGAGCATTCCTAGGAAAGCTGGACCAGAAATCTTGGAGACCTGAAGGGCTGGGAGGACTCTAAGCCTGGCCTCTGGAGGGGAGCACTCACCTGTGCCCATGTAAACAGCCAGTGCTATGACCATGGCAGCTGTCACCACTCCACCCCAGGTCTTCACTTCCGGCTGCCGCATGCTGTTGAAGACGGGTACGCTGCTCACGTGGCACTGTCCAGGTGAAGTATGTATGATCACAGTGGGGAAGTGGCCTCACCCTCAGGTTTCATAGGGAGGTACCTTGGGGGCAAAGGTCCCAGGGATAAGGGGCAAGCCAGGGGCCCTTGGTTCATCTACTCTTCTGGGAATCCCACCATCCTATCTATAATCTGGGGTCCTTCCCAGTGTGGGGGAGTGAGCTGACGGGACGGCAGGGACCCTGGTGCTGGCACCTGAAATCCAAAGCAGATGGTGGGCATGGCATTGAACACGGCCATCCAGGAAGCTGGTCTGTGGGCAAACACAATGTGAACCGGCCTGTGAATCCCACAGCACCGCCAACTGTCCCTACTGCCCTCACTCTTCATCCATCCGTCAACCTCCAACAACCAGCATTCTACACGTGGGCTCAGGACACGGGCTCCGAAAGGTCATCCTAGGACCAGAGTCCAGATTTTCTGCCCCCTGAGACTTTGCTTTTCTGAGTTGTTTCTTTAAAAGGGAGACTGGACAGCCTGCtgtacacagtgagtcccaggacagtcaaggctacacagagaaaccctgtctcaaaaaaaaaaaaaaaaaaaaaagaggaggggggccggaaagctaggtgtggtggtgtgtatctgtgactccagcacctgggatggtggaggcaggagggtcaggggttcaaggccagcctacatagtgagtttaagcccagcctgggctacatgacacccaGCCTGACAAATCCGAAAAGACTAACTGGAAAAATGTGTAATGTTCCCCCTGGTAGTCTCCCCAAGCTGGGACCTTGCAGAGCACTGTGGCACCTGTGAGATGTAAGTGACTgagtgtcttcctgcctcagactatCATTCTTCcttctaggttaaaaaaaaaaaatacaggcttTTCTCACCTCTTTCCTACCACTGGTGAGTCAGTGTCACTGAGCTAAGGAGCCTCAGGAAGGGCACCTGTGTGATCCTTAAATGCCTGGCCTGGGGAACAGCTTCTACCCATGTGTTTCCCACAGACCCTCACCTACCTGGTCAAGATGTCCCCTGGGCGCGTCTCTTTGTCTGGCCAGATGTACTTGATGATTATAATGGCGGTGACGTACCAGGTACCcacaacactcaggaagctgcCGAGGAGGAGAGACTGACTTCCTACTCCCAGTCCCAGCCCCGCTTGTCCCAAGGCTATGCCCAGAAGTGCCCAGTCTTGCGCTAGGGACCAAACTGCAGCAAAGAATGATTGGGGAAAACTAAGCTTCAGATCTGGCATGGGGAGGATGGAGCCTGTCAGCATTTCAGCCACGGGGAACTATGCTAGCTCAGAGACTACATCCAGGAACTTGGGCTCCAAGGCACATGGCTCCAAGCCCAGCCTGAGCAGCCCAGGTGTGGCAAGGGTTCACAGCTGGCTACCCCGTGTGGCTGGCCTCTGAGAACTGAGAGATTCTGGGGCAAAGGGGAAGAGTGCAGATACTGGAGTGCTAACATTTAAGGAAACCTCACAGATGGCCAAGCGTGAAACAGCCCCAACGCCCACAGCCTCTCAGATAATGGGGCTAGGGAGCCAGTCTTTTGCCTTTCTCTGAgttctaacaaacaaacaaacaaacaaacaaaaaaccaaaaaaccccacccaTTAAGATCACCCACttccagcttccagaaaaacCAACGCCCAGGCCAGCATCTGCCTTTACACTGCCAGGCAACCTCTTCTTTGACAAGGGCATTTAGATTGCAACCTTTCAGGGGTTCAAAGGGCCACTATATTCCTTGATCTAAATGGAAAAGCCAAGTCCTGGGCCTAGGATCCTGCCAGCTCCGGTCTGCCCCCTGGCTTGCCAATTCTTGCTCCCCAAGGAAGATGCCATGGAGGAGAGGGGCTCCCCACCAGAAATGGCTCTCCAGGTGCCTTTGATCAGAGTCTCTGTCTGGCCCAGGCTGGGTTGGGACCTCCGAACCTGGCATATTTCTGGAAGCCGATCTCCCTGGGGATGGACAGGGGCAGGATGAAGAGGAAGGCAGTAAGGCTGATAGTGAACTTGCGGTCTGTGTACCAGGGGCCGCCACTGGCCCCTTCAGGCTCCTTTGCCATCACAGCTACAactgcacaggaaaaaaaaaggagggaaatgTCATACCAGGCCAATCAGGGTGTGGCCCCTCCTGCTTCACCAGGAAGTCCATCTAAGAAGCAGGATTTGCAGAGAGGGCGGGGCCTAGTGTGTAGCACTCTTTCTCCTCTAGCCCAGGACCCTTAGGCCAAGGGGAAAGAGATAAGGagggcactgggggggggggggaacgggggGACGACGACATCTCACTTTTGTCCTGCTGGTCCCCAATGATGATGAGAAAGGCGATGCAGGTTCCAAAGGTGTAGACTGCGATGGCTACCTCACACAGCACGCCGGTCAGCTTGCCACATACTGCCCATACCACCTCCTGGTAGGTCCTCTCATTGCTGGCCTGGGAGCAGTAGGCCAGAATGACAAGGCCACTAATGATGAAAACCAGCATGCCCTGTAAGCAGAACacatgagggtgggggtggggtggggtggggtgagttcACTGCTGGCACTTCCCACGCCAGTGTCCAAAGCAGGTCTGCAAATGGGTCTTATCTTGCAGAACAATTTTAACAGACAACTAGAGGTTGCCAAGTTcaaattgtctttttatttatttatttattttcgagacagggtttctctgtgtagccttggctgtcctggacttgctttgtagaccaggctggccttgaactcacagtgatcctcctgcctcggccatgaatttgtctttttaaaaaaatgaatttcaggtgctagagagatggctcagtggttaaggacactggctgctctttcagaggacctggggtcaatTCCCACATGGGggttcacaaacatctgtacACTAGTTCTCTGGGGATCTGAAACCGTCTTTTAGCCTCGACtggccatgcatgcatgtggtgcaaattcatgcatgcaggcaaaacactcagacacataaaataactaaaaaacaaaaaacaacaaaaaatgagttTCATTAGAAATTTTAAGCATCCACACAAACTGACAATAGGGTGGACCCCAAACAGCTTCAAATTCAGCaatctatgaatttttttttttttttttttgctttcttttctttctttaaacccCGTCCCTGCCCCTTTGACTATTGAGAAAAAGTCTCACTTGGTAGC from Acomys russatus chromosome 26, mAcoRus1.1, whole genome shotgun sequence includes the following:
- the Slc38a7 gene encoding sodium-coupled neutral amino acid transporter 7 isoform X1 — its product is MAQVSINSDYSEWGSSTDAGERARLLQSPCVDVVPKSEGEAPPGDPDSGTTSTLGAVFIVVNACLGAGLLNFPAAFSTAGGVASGIALQMGMLVFIISGLVILAYCSQASNERTYQEVVWAVCGKLTGVLCEVAIAVYTFGTCIAFLIIIGDQQDKIVAVMAKEPEGASGGPWYTDRKFTISLTAFLFILPLSIPREIGFQKYASFLSVVGTWYVTAIIIIKYIWPDKETRPGDILTRPASWMAVFNAMPTICFGFQCHVSSVPVFNSMRQPEVKTWGGVVTAAMVIALAVYMGTGICGFLTFGAAVDPDVLRSYPSEDVAVAIARAFIILSVLTSYPILHFCGRAVVEGLWLRYKGMPVEEDVGRERRRRILQTLVWFLLTLLLALFIPDIGKVISVIGGLAACFIFIFPGLCLIQAKLSEMEEVKAASWWALVSYGVLLVTLGAFIFGQTTANAIFVDLLA
- the Slc38a7 gene encoding sodium-coupled neutral amino acid transporter 7 isoform X2, whose protein sequence is MAQVSINSDYSEWGSSTDAGERARLLQSPCVDVVPKSEGEAPPGDPDSGTTSTLGAVFIVVNACLGAGLLNFPAAFSTAGGVASGIALQMGMLVFIISGLVILAYCSQASNERTYQEVVWAVCGKLTGVLCEVAIAVYTFGTCIAFLIIIGDQQDKIVAVMAKEPEGASGGPWYTDRKFTISLTAFLFILPLSIPREIGFQKYASFLSVVGTWYVTAIIIIKYIWPDKETRPGDILTRPASWMAVFNAMPTICFGFQCHVSSVPVFNSMRQPEVKTWGGVVTAAMVIALAVYMGTAGGHWSVTESFWSPWEPSSLAKLQPMPSLWTSWHERCLPENVTKSHLSELWSHPKSTSCSSWRGDNLDPFFQEQS